The following coding sequences are from one Paenibacillus sp. JDR-2 window:
- a CDS encoding MraY family glycosyltransferase — protein MIAILYVAAFLLSFVTVLVLIPPFSKLAFKIDFVDRPRKDVERKLHRKPIPLTAGYAIFIGFFIAYLAVVRDFSMQTGAIFLGGLLLLAIGTVDDWYKTKGKDFPALPKLIVQLSAAVLVYASGVVFTGFVNPFSGHYVELPVLLQFVLTTLWIFGVTTVINFSDGLDGLAGGLSAISAMTLFIVALAMGQSNSANMAIILVGITLAYLRFNKPPAKIFMGDAGATFLGFMLAVISLDGAFKQATALSIFIPILALGVPIFDNLYVMLKRFLQGKAIYQADASQAHYRLLRAGLNHKQALMVLCLMGTCLGLSSIILMLVEI, from the coding sequence GTGATTGCGATTTTATACGTTGCTGCTTTTTTGCTGTCCTTTGTAACGGTACTCGTGTTGATTCCTCCGTTCAGCAAGCTTGCGTTTAAGATTGATTTCGTAGACAGGCCCAGGAAAGATGTCGAGCGTAAGCTGCACCGGAAGCCGATCCCTCTGACGGCCGGTTATGCGATTTTTATTGGTTTTTTTATCGCTTATTTAGCCGTGGTACGGGATTTCTCCATGCAGACGGGGGCGATCTTTCTAGGCGGCTTATTGCTGCTGGCGATCGGTACGGTTGATGATTGGTATAAGACGAAAGGGAAGGATTTTCCCGCGCTGCCGAAGCTGATCGTTCAGCTCTCCGCCGCTGTCTTGGTTTACGCCTCGGGTGTTGTGTTTACCGGCTTTGTTAATCCGTTCTCCGGCCATTACGTTGAGCTTCCCGTCCTGTTGCAATTTGTTTTAACGACGCTGTGGATCTTTGGGGTGACGACGGTCATCAATTTCTCGGATGGGCTGGACGGGCTGGCGGGAGGGCTGTCCGCGATCTCCGCGATGACTCTGTTTATCGTAGCGCTGGCGATGGGGCAGTCGAACTCTGCTAATATGGCGATTATTCTAGTAGGCATAACCTTAGCTTACCTAAGATTCAACAAACCTCCGGCCAAAATATTTATGGGCGATGCGGGAGCGACTTTTCTCGGGTTTATGCTTGCCGTTATTTCGCTCGACGGGGCTTTCAAGCAAGCGACGGCGCTCTCTATTTTTATCCCAATCCTTGCTTTAGGGGTTCCGATCTTCGATAACTTGTATGTCATGCTGAAACGCTTCCTGCAAGGGAAGGCCATCTACCAGGCGGACGCGAGCCAGGCTCATTACCGTCTGCTGCGGGCGGGGCTTAATCATAAGCAGGCGCTCATGGTATTGTGTTTAATGGGTACATGCCTTGGCTTGTCCTCTATTATTCTTATGCTGGTAGAAATATAA
- a CDS encoding DeoR/GlpR family DNA-binding transcription regulator → MLIHDRHQQIIQLLHESQSVKTADLIARFGVSFETIRRDMEYLEQEGFLKRVHGGATLPQADYRKELPFTVRETKRHPEKRELAHTALRFVEEGQSLFLDVSTTNTEFAKALAARFERLTILTNSFPIASILMSKPQFTIIFVGGVVRNSEQCAVGDYAESFVSQFHADLFFMSMSGISLTEGLTDYGISEIQLKKRMLERTRRVIVLADSSKFDVVSLTPVCGLDKIERIITDSGLSPDILERYKKAGITVESK, encoded by the coding sequence ATGCTTATACATGACCGGCATCAACAAATCATACAGCTGCTTCATGAATCTCAGTCGGTCAAGACGGCCGATTTAATCGCGAGATTCGGCGTTTCGTTCGAGACGATCCGAAGAGATATGGAGTATCTGGAGCAGGAAGGTTTCTTGAAACGGGTTCATGGAGGGGCGACCTTGCCTCAGGCGGACTACCGGAAAGAGCTTCCCTTCACCGTGCGGGAGACGAAGAGGCATCCCGAGAAACGCGAATTGGCCCATACGGCTCTTCGTTTCGTGGAAGAGGGGCAATCCTTGTTCCTGGACGTGAGCACGACGAATACGGAGTTCGCCAAGGCCTTGGCGGCCCGTTTCGAACGGTTAACGATATTAACCAATTCCTTTCCGATCGCTTCGATTCTTATGTCTAAGCCTCAGTTCACGATTATTTTTGTCGGCGGGGTCGTGCGTAATTCGGAACAATGCGCGGTTGGAGATTATGCGGAGTCGTTTGTTTCCCAGTTCCATGCCGACCTGTTCTTCATGAGCATGAGCGGCATCTCCTTGACCGAAGGGCTGACGGATTACGGGATTAGCGAGATTCAATTGAAAAAGAGGATGCTGGAGCGGACGAGGCGGGTTATCGTGCTTGCGGACAGCAGCAAGTTTGATGTCGTATCGCTTACGCCGGTATGCGGACTGGATAAGATTGAGCGTATTATTACGGACTCCGGGCTAAGCCCGGATATCCTTGAGCGATACAAGAAAGCCGGAATTACTGTTGAATCCAAATAG
- a CDS encoding DMT family transporter, with the protein MAHAIWNLLTKKSGNKQLFLFMIYIPATLLLLPEFIAEIVSVQVPLSGYVLLVLSLLIQAGYAYFLSRTLTLGDLSQVYPMMRGIATFLLPLCGVIFLNERLSTWGWLGLGLIALGFFLLSGFHRRKQRFQASGKVLSSIVAVGFCTMAYVMVDKVNLQHFSPVVLLEISNIGFMLGLVPFIRFREIGWVKEIKENGKLLVAGSILSPGSYLLFLFAMSMSQLTYVAPLREIGTVFGTFMGVWLLKEGKGALRLASASIIFAGILLVGILGI; encoded by the coding sequence GTGGCTCATGCCATCTGGAATTTGCTCACGAAGAAGAGCGGGAATAAGCAATTGTTTTTGTTCATGATCTATATACCTGCTACTCTATTGCTTCTACCGGAATTTATAGCGGAGATCGTCTCCGTTCAAGTGCCGTTGTCCGGTTATGTTTTATTGGTCCTATCTCTGCTCATTCAGGCAGGGTATGCGTACTTCTTGTCTCGAACCTTAACCTTAGGCGACTTGTCCCAGGTGTACCCGATGATGAGAGGGATAGCGACCTTCCTGCTGCCTCTGTGCGGGGTTATATTCTTGAACGAGCGGTTGTCGACGTGGGGCTGGCTGGGTCTCGGATTAATTGCCCTGGGGTTCTTCCTGTTAAGCGGGTTTCATCGGAGGAAGCAGCGGTTTCAAGCCTCGGGGAAAGTACTGTCGTCTATTGTAGCCGTAGGATTTTGCACAATGGCCTATGTCATGGTAGACAAAGTGAACCTGCAGCATTTTTCGCCGGTTGTGCTGTTAGAGATATCGAATATCGGGTTTATGTTGGGGCTTGTCCCGTTTATCCGATTCCGGGAGATAGGCTGGGTCAAGGAGATAAAGGAAAACGGCAAGCTGCTTGTGGCGGGATCCATTTTGTCTCCGGGCTCTTACCTGTTGTTCTTATTTGCCATGAGCATGTCGCAGCTGACTTATGTAGCACCGCTTCGGGAAATTGGCACCGTCTTTGGGACCTTTATGGGCGTATGGCTGTTGAAGGAAGGAAAAGGCGCCTTGCGGCTAGCCTCCGCCAGCATCATTTTCGCCGGCATCCTGCTTGTGGGGATATTAGGAATTTAA
- a CDS encoding metallophosphoesterase family protein encodes MRSEEGKEKAKLQFQVITDTHVRTDPGHTHNGNLARALEDMKREAPDSDGIMHVGDITDHGHAEEYEEFRKIWREHGEGLPAAYFASGNHDVGGGEWPSRLGAYLNATEMGGPYHDHWVKGYSFIFLGTEQGLDLFSFLSEAQLSWLDGKLEESKSLNRPAFVFLHQPLKDTVAGSYESQNWYGVTQDEQLKEVLSRHRHAILFTGHTHWELEAPHTLYDDEQLPRMFNAASVAYLWTDEDEHKDGSQGLFVEVYEDRIIVRGRDFAAGQWLEKVRYEWEIPE; translated from the coding sequence ATGAGAAGTGAAGAGGGCAAAGAGAAGGCAAAGCTTCAATTTCAGGTGATTACCGATACGCATGTGAGAACGGATCCCGGACATACGCATAATGGCAATTTGGCGCGGGCACTCGAGGATATGAAACGGGAAGCGCCAGACAGCGACGGCATTATGCATGTAGGCGATATTACCGACCATGGGCATGCGGAAGAGTATGAAGAGTTTCGTAAAATATGGCGGGAGCATGGAGAAGGACTGCCAGCCGCTTATTTTGCTTCCGGCAATCATGATGTCGGCGGGGGAGAATGGCCTTCGCGACTGGGCGCTTATCTGAATGCCACGGAGATGGGCGGGCCGTATCACGATCACTGGGTGAAGGGATATTCTTTTATCTTTCTCGGAACCGAGCAGGGGTTAGACCTATTCTCGTTCCTTTCGGAAGCGCAGCTGTCTTGGCTGGATGGCAAGTTAGAGGAGAGTAAGAGCCTTAATCGCCCCGCCTTCGTGTTTCTGCATCAGCCGCTTAAGGATACGGTTGCCGGCTCCTACGAGTCGCAGAACTGGTACGGCGTGACCCAAGATGAACAGCTTAAGGAAGTATTGTCCAGACACAGGCATGCCATTCTGTTTACCGGACATACGCATTGGGAGCTGGAAGCGCCTCATACCCTGTATGACGATGAACAATTGCCCCGCATGTTTAATGCGGCATCCGTTGCTTACCTCTGGACGGATGAAGACGAGCATAAGGACGGCAGCCAGGGGCTGTTCGTAGAAGTATACGAGGATCGTATCATCGTCCGAGGGCGGGATTTTGCCGCGGGCCAATGGCTCGAGAAGGTTCGGTATGAGTGGGAGATTCCGGAGTGA
- a CDS encoding DUF1259 domain-containing protein, which produces MAQPVKASPQFIKICNRFSSILGGTEHEITKGPVCFVTRNRVIKASILGKRTASPLVRYQLFSFESLDSSGRALCLGETALFQNQVNRLLSNLRRNGIKVTAVHNHWLFENPRLMYVHWESIDNPIEFAKKVKRSIAFLG; this is translated from the coding sequence ATGGCGCAACCTGTAAAGGCAAGTCCTCAGTTTATAAAAATTTGCAACCGATTCTCCTCCATTTTGGGCGGGACAGAGCATGAAATTACGAAAGGACCGGTTTGTTTCGTTACAAGAAACAGAGTAATAAAAGCCTCTATTTTAGGAAAACGCACCGCGTCCCCTCTCGTTCGTTATCAATTGTTCTCGTTTGAGTCATTGGACAGTTCCGGACGAGCCCTCTGTCTGGGAGAAACAGCGCTTTTCCAAAACCAGGTCAATCGCTTGCTGTCCAATCTTCGCAGGAACGGCATTAAAGTTACGGCCGTTCATAATCACTGGTTGTTCGAGAACCCGCGGCTCATGTACGTTCACTGGGAGTCCATTGATAATCCTATTGAGTTTGCTAAAAAAGTAAAACGTTCGATCGCTTTCTTGGGTTAA
- a CDS encoding DUF1259 domain-containing protein, with protein MAQKVKVSPQFTRLCNQFSKILGGESEIEAGPVCFVTRMTNLKETILGRRTRSPLVQMQMFSFESLSASGRALCLGETAVHQNQVNRLMSNLRKRGIKVTSLHNHWLNENPRLMYMHWEANMDPVEFAKKTKASIAFLG; from the coding sequence ATGGCGCAAAAAGTAAAAGTAAGTCCGCAATTCACAAGGCTGTGCAATCAATTCTCGAAAATTCTGGGAGGTGAATCGGAGATTGAAGCAGGTCCGGTTTGTTTTGTCACGAGGATGACGAACTTAAAAGAGACCATTTTGGGCAGAAGAACCCGTTCGCCTTTGGTTCAAATGCAAATGTTCTCGTTCGAGTCTCTAAGCGCTTCGGGCCGCGCGCTTTGTTTAGGCGAGACTGCCGTGCATCAAAATCAGGTTAATCGATTGATGTCGAATCTTCGCAAACGCGGAATCAAAGTAACTTCTCTTCATAATCACTGGCTTAACGAGAACCCGCGCTTAATGTATATGCACTGGGAAGCTAATATGGATCCTGTAGAGTTCGCCAAGAAAACCAAGGCATCTATCGCATTCCTCGGCTAA
- a CDS encoding DMT family transporter has protein sequence MGHKEMRLPYFLAVLNAVIIGLSFLFAKTALDYASPLDTLAFRFTSSFLVMSIPVLFGWIKLSYRGKPLRKVLLLASMYPLGFFTLQGYGLQHANSAEGGILYAFTPVVTMIIASMFLKETTTVLQKLSIFLSVFGVVFIFVMKGSSIDLSNLLGISLLLLTCFAFAGYTVLARSLSRQFSPAEITYLMMGIGFVFFTVTSLTSHASAGTLSHIFAPLASGTFIASLIFLGIVSSLLTALTSNYILSKMEASKMSVFANLSTIVSMTAGAVFLGEEITIYHLIGSVLIIAGVIGTNRLGRKKTAGHENSQKLNAVNHSRS, from the coding sequence ATGGGTCACAAGGAAATGAGGCTTCCCTATTTCCTCGCCGTGCTTAACGCGGTCATTATCGGATTATCTTTTTTATTCGCCAAGACGGCACTGGATTACGCCAGTCCACTCGATACGCTGGCTTTTCGTTTTACCTCATCGTTTTTGGTTATGTCCATCCCCGTGTTATTCGGCTGGATTAAGCTTTCCTACCGCGGCAAGCCGCTCCGTAAAGTGCTGCTGCTGGCATCCATGTATCCGCTTGGGTTCTTTACGCTTCAAGGGTACGGGCTGCAGCATGCCAACTCGGCGGAGGGCGGCATTCTGTATGCATTCACGCCGGTCGTTACGATGATTATTGCCTCTATGTTCCTGAAAGAAACCACGACCGTTCTACAGAAGCTGTCGATCTTCCTGTCGGTGTTTGGGGTGGTCTTTATCTTTGTTATGAAAGGCAGCAGCATTGATCTGTCCAATCTGCTTGGCATTTCGCTGCTATTGCTGACCTGCTTTGCTTTTGCCGGCTATACCGTTCTGGCCCGTTCATTGTCCAGGCAGTTCAGCCCGGCGGAAATCACTTATTTGATGATGGGCATCGGCTTTGTCTTTTTTACGGTTACATCATTGACGAGCCATGCCTCAGCCGGGACCCTTTCCCATATATTCGCGCCTCTGGCGAGCGGAACCTTTATTGCGTCGCTTATCTTCCTGGGCATCGTATCCTCCCTGTTAACGGCACTAACCTCCAATTACATTTTATCCAAGATGGAGGCATCGAAAATGAGCGTATTCGCCAATCTCTCTACCATCGTGTCGATGACGGCCGGAGCCGTGTTCCTTGGGGAAGAAATTACGATTTATCATCTGATCGGCTCGGTGCTGATCATTGCCGGGGTTATCGGCACGAACAGACTTGGCCGGAAAAAGACAGCCGGACACGAGAATAGCCAGAAACTAAACGCTGTAAACCATTCAAGGAGTTGA
- a CDS encoding PLP-dependent aminotransferase family protein, translating into MKKYNLILSDMEEKIRQGKYRPGQKLPSVRIAAEAYGCSISTITRAYAELEKRHVIYSVPQSGYYVVVKPGDWRDERDSSMIYFATVLPDLDAFPYLDFQHCLNKAIDIYKYDLFTYGDPLGLESFRHTLVSHLASDQVFTKVERIFVTSGAQQALEILAKMPFPNGGEAVLLEQPSYDRYLRFLETENIPVHGIARTASGIDLQELEHWFKSGSIKFFYTMSRYHNPLGTSYNAEERRTMAKLAGKYGVYILEDDYMADLGADRQLGPIYASDGGEYVIYVKSFSKIIFPGLRLGAIVLPERLLKTFYAYKIYPDTSLLSQAALEVYIKNGMYERHKHKIAGLYAARMLALNESVKRHNEPGLMEVPDIRSGIYTHFKLKQTVNVEQLLKRLAERNVSVVSGKGFYLSNYLDKEKFLRISISQTGPEQIEEGVRIITEEARKGS; encoded by the coding sequence ATGAAAAAATATAATTTGATCCTATCCGATATGGAAGAGAAAATCCGGCAGGGAAAATACCGTCCCGGTCAAAAGCTGCCCTCCGTCCGCATTGCCGCGGAAGCCTACGGATGCAGCATCAGCACCATTACGAGGGCTTACGCGGAGTTGGAAAAACGCCACGTTATTTATTCGGTGCCGCAAAGCGGGTACTACGTTGTTGTGAAGCCCGGCGATTGGCGCGATGAGCGGGACAGCAGCATGATCTACTTCGCGACGGTCCTGCCGGACCTGGACGCATTTCCTTATTTGGATTTTCAGCATTGTCTCAACAAAGCGATCGATATTTATAAATACGACCTGTTTACTTACGGCGATCCGCTGGGGCTGGAGTCCTTCCGTCACACGCTTGTTTCGCATTTGGCCAGTGATCAGGTGTTCACCAAAGTAGAGAGAATCTTCGTCACCTCCGGCGCGCAGCAGGCGCTGGAGATATTGGCGAAGATGCCGTTCCCAAACGGCGGGGAAGCCGTGCTCTTAGAGCAGCCCAGCTATGACCGGTATTTGCGGTTTCTGGAGACGGAGAATATTCCGGTGCATGGCATCGCCCGAACGGCATCGGGCATCGATCTTCAGGAGCTCGAGCATTGGTTCAAGAGCGGCAGCATCAAATTCTTTTACACGATGTCGAGGTATCATAATCCGCTTGGCACTTCGTATAACGCGGAGGAACGGAGAACAATGGCCAAGCTGGCCGGCAAATACGGCGTCTACATCCTGGAGGACGATTATATGGCCGACCTTGGGGCAGACCGGCAATTGGGCCCGATTTACGCCTCCGATGGAGGCGAGTATGTCATTTATGTAAAAAGCTTCTCCAAGATTATCTTCCCTGGCTTGCGGTTAGGCGCAATCGTATTGCCGGAAAGGCTGCTTAAGACCTTTTATGCCTATAAAATATACCCCGATACCTCGCTGCTCTCCCAGGCGGCGCTTGAGGTGTATATCAAGAACGGCATGTACGAACGGCATAAGCATAAGATAGCGGGCTTGTACGCGGCGAGAATGTTGGCCTTGAACGAATCGGTGAAGCGGCATAACGAGCCGGGATTAATGGAGGTTCCGGATATCCGTTCGGGGATATACACGCATTTCAAGCTGAAGCAGACGGTGAACGTAGAGCAACTATTGAAGCGCCTTGCGGAAAGGAACGTCAGCGTCGTGTCCGGCAAGGGATTCTACCTGTCCAATTATCTGGATAAGGAGAAGTTTCTGCGGATCAGCATTTCCCAGACCGGACCTGAGCAGATTGAAGAAGGAGTCCGAATAATTACGGAAGAGGCGCGTAAGGGAAGCTGA
- a CDS encoding helix-turn-helix domain-containing protein codes for MLQLLSVNFDDRIPNWRTQSEVLSYHVLVLVTDGKVKYTINGQEIIAERGDFLYIPQSTLRSGDTIPAIPHQKYTVLITTEPGSKLGIPFFDQGEFIRFRLSNLHYMQRRFMKLFEEMRGGRSFRSYICLGLTQELVGLLARELEKPEVTPAKMLYAQLVKQYLLDHYREHVEIEQLGELIHRSPNYTTALFKEVFGQSPIRYMHQLRLLEACRLLLHSDMTVADIAQYLGYYDPSYFFRMFKKHVGLSPSEFITRGRMEDLSQLFP; via the coding sequence ATGCTGCAGCTGTTAAGCGTAAATTTCGACGACCGCATTCCGAATTGGCGCACCCAAAGCGAGGTGCTCAGCTATCATGTCCTTGTTCTGGTTACGGACGGTAAAGTGAAATACACCATTAATGGGCAGGAGATTATTGCTGAACGGGGAGATTTCCTGTACATCCCGCAATCCACGCTTCGCAGCGGGGATACCATTCCCGCCATTCCTCATCAGAAATACACGGTTTTGATTACGACGGAGCCTGGAAGCAAGCTGGGTATCCCTTTTTTTGATCAAGGCGAATTTATCCGATTCCGGCTGTCCAACCTCCATTACATGCAGCGCAGATTCATGAAGCTGTTCGAAGAGATGAGGGGCGGCCGCAGCTTTCGCTCTTATATTTGCCTCGGACTAACGCAGGAGCTTGTCGGCCTGCTTGCGAGAGAACTGGAGAAGCCGGAGGTAACTCCCGCCAAGATGCTATACGCGCAGCTGGTGAAGCAGTATTTGCTGGACCATTACCGCGAGCATGTGGAGATCGAACAGCTTGGGGAGCTTATTCATCGTTCTCCGAATTACACCACCGCTCTGTTCAAAGAGGTATTCGGCCAATCACCCATCCGCTATATGCATCAGCTGCGCCTGCTTGAAGCCTGTCGTCTCCTGCTCCACTCCGACATGACCGTTGCGGACATCGCTCAATACTTGGGTTACTACGATCCTTCGTATTTTTTTCGGATGTTCAAGAAGCATGTCGGCCTATCGCCGTCCGAATTCATTACCCGCGGCAGAATGGAGGACTTGTCCCAGCTATTCCCTTAA
- a CDS encoding sulfatase yields MRILLLDLDSTRPDHLGCYGYPRQTSPNIDRIAAQGVRFDNYYTSDAPCFPSRTALMTGRFGIHNGVVGHGGSAADVRHEGASRDFRDRLASESFPALFRQAGMRTALVSPFGERHSAWTFYAGFNEIYNTGKGGMESAEEVTPVVLDWIDRNAEQDNWMLYVNYWDPHTPYRAPESFGNPFKDDPLPEWITGEVLDKHMRKVGPHSASEINMYDNATSPNYPRHPGDIRSRDDLRRMVDGYDCGVRFMDENIGQLFALLEKKGVMEELIIIITADHGENMGELGIYGEHGTADQGTCRIPMIIRWPGMQKGIVDKGLHYHLDLPPTIAELLGRQPMPSWDGSSYAKVLQSGEEAGREYLVVSQCAHVCQRSVRFGDWLYIRTYHDGYHLFDKEMLFHIAEDPHEQINLAAERQDLCREAVYWLNDWHDRMMTSMPYDTDPLWTVMKEGGPYHAKGSLPRYLKRLEQTGRGDAVPELIRRHPREIEGKDKL; encoded by the coding sequence ATGAGGATTTTGCTGCTGGATTTGGATTCGACAAGGCCGGATCATCTGGGGTGCTACGGTTACCCCCGCCAAACATCTCCGAATATTGACCGGATCGCCGCGCAGGGCGTCCGGTTCGATAATTACTATACCTCCGACGCGCCTTGCTTCCCATCCCGAACGGCTTTAATGACCGGACGGTTTGGCATTCATAACGGAGTTGTGGGGCATGGCGGGTCTGCCGCGGACGTTCGTCATGAAGGCGCATCAAGGGATTTTCGCGACCGGCTTGCGTCCGAAAGCTTCCCAGCCTTGTTCCGGCAGGCGGGAATGCGTACCGCGCTTGTCAGCCCGTTTGGGGAGAGACATTCCGCATGGACCTTTTATGCCGGATTTAACGAAATCTACAATACGGGCAAAGGCGGAATGGAATCCGCGGAGGAAGTAACGCCTGTTGTCCTGGACTGGATTGACCGGAACGCGGAGCAGGATAACTGGATGCTGTACGTCAATTATTGGGATCCGCATACCCCGTACCGGGCGCCGGAATCGTTCGGCAATCCCTTTAAGGATGATCCGCTGCCGGAGTGGATTACAGGCGAAGTGCTTGATAAGCACATGCGCAAGGTAGGACCGCATAGCGCAAGCGAAATCAACATGTACGATAATGCTACTTCGCCGAATTATCCGAGACATCCGGGAGATATCCGCAGCCGGGATGATCTGAGACGCATGGTGGATGGTTATGATTGCGGCGTCCGCTTCATGGATGAGAACATCGGCCAATTATTTGCCTTGCTTGAGAAAAAAGGCGTCATGGAGGAGCTTATCATCATTATTACGGCCGATCATGGCGAGAACATGGGCGAGCTTGGGATATACGGGGAGCATGGTACGGCGGATCAGGGTACCTGCCGGATTCCGATGATTATTCGCTGGCCGGGCATGCAGAAGGGAATTGTCGATAAGGGCCTCCATTACCATTTGGATCTGCCGCCAACGATAGCCGAGCTCCTCGGCCGGCAGCCTATGCCAAGCTGGGACGGTTCGAGCTACGCGAAGGTGCTGCAGTCCGGCGAAGAAGCGGGACGAGAATATCTGGTTGTGTCGCAATGCGCGCATGTATGCCAGCGGAGCGTACGGTTCGGCGATTGGCTCTACATCCGCACGTATCATGACGGCTATCATCTGTTTGACAAGGAGATGCTGTTCCATATTGCCGAGGACCCGCATGAACAGATCAATCTTGCGGCGGAGCGGCAGGATCTGTGCAGGGAAGCGGTCTATTGGCTGAACGATTGGCATGACCGGATGATGACCTCAATGCCGTATGATACGGATCCGCTGTGGACGGTCATGAAGGAGGGCGGTCCTTATCATGCGAAGGGGTCGCTGCCTCGTTACTTGAAGCGGCTTGAGCAGACGGGACGAGGAGATGCCGTGCCGGAGCTGATCCGCAGGCACCCTCGTGAAATAGAGGGGAAAGATAAGCTGTAA